Proteins encoded in a region of the Aptenodytes patagonicus chromosome Z, bAptPat1.pri.cur, whole genome shotgun sequence genome:
- the RNF20 gene encoding E3 ubiquitin-protein ligase BRE1A: MSGIGNKRTAGEPGPSAPPEKKAGVEDSGTTVETIKLGGVSSTEEMDIRTLQTKNRKLAEMLDQRQAIEDELREHIEKLERRQATDDASLLIINRYWNQFDENIRIILKRFDLDQGLGDLLSERKALVVPEPEPDSDSNQERKDERERGEGLEPAFSFLATLASSTSEEIESQLQERVESSRRAVAQIVTMYDKLQEKVDVLSHKLNSGDISLMEEAVLELNTYLSHENGRLQELADVLQEKHRIMSQEFSKLQERVETAESRVSVLETMIDDLQWDIDKIRKREQRLNRHLADVLERVNSKGYKVYGAGSSLYGGTITINARKFEEMNAELEENKELAGNRLSELEELRQDLEEVTTQNEKLKVELRRAVEEAVKETPEYRCMQSQFSVLYNESLQLKAHLDEARTLLHGTRTTHQRQVELIERDEVSLHKKLRTEVIQLEDTLAQVRKEYEMLRIEFEQTLAANEQAGPINREMRHLISSLQNHNHQLKGEVLRYKRKLREAQSDLSKIRSRSGSALLQSQSSTEDTKEEPPEVKQEPDDPSAQVSVPKAASEDVNEMKARRDEEERERERREREREREKEKEKEREREKEKEKEKEREREKQKQKESEKERESKEKEKGKHEDGRKKEAEVIKQLKAELKKAQESQKEMKLLLDMYRSAPKEQRDKVQLMAAEKKAKAELEELRQRVKELEDKEKKESKKMADEDALRKIRAVEEQIEYLQKKLAMAKQEEEALLSEMDVTGQAFEDMQEQNIRLMQQLREKDDANFKLMSERIKSNQIHKLLKEEKEELADQVLTLKTQVDAQLQVVRKLEEKEHLLQSSIGTGEKELGLRTQALEMNKRKAMDAAQLADDLKAQLELAQKKLHDFQDEIVENRVTREKEMFNFKRAEEDISRLRRKLETTKKPDMVPNCDEILMEEIKDYKARLTCPCCNMRKKDAVLTKCFHVFCFECVKTRYDTRQRKCPKCNAAFGANDFHRIYIG; the protein is encoded by the exons ATGTCTGGAATTGGCAATAAACGGACAGCTGGAGAGCCTGGCCCTTCTGCACCTCCAGAGAAGAAGGCGGGGGTTGAAGATTCAGGGACCACAGTGGAGACCATTAAGCTTGGTGGTGTTTCTTCAACG GAGGAGATGGACATCCGGACCCTACAGACCAAGAACCGGAAACTAGCAGAAATGCTGGACCAGCGGCAAGCCATTGAAGATGAGCTACGGGAGCACATTGAGAAACTGGAGCGTCGGCAGGCCACTGATGATGCCTCCCTGCTGATTATCAATCGATACTGGAATCAG TTTGATGAAAATATCCGCATCATCCTTAAACGCTTCGACCTGGACCAAGGTCTTGGAGACCTtttgtctgaaagaaaagcactggTGGTACCAGAACCTGAACCAGACTCAGACAGTAATCAGGAGCGCAAAGATGAGAGGGAACGAG GTGAAGGACTGGAGCCAGCATTCTCCTTCCTAGCCACTCTAGCCAGCAGCACTAGTGAGGAGATAGAATCTCAGCTGCAGGAGCGTGTAGAGTCCTCCCGCCGTGCTGTTGCCCAGATTGTGACGATGTATGACAAGCTGCAGGAGAAAGTGGATGTGCTGTCCCACAAGCTGAATAGTGGAG ATATTTCATTGATGGAAGAAGCAGTCCTGGAGCTTAATACCTACCTCTCACATGAAAATGGACgtctgcaggagctggctgatgttcTTCAGGAGAAGCACCGAATCATGTCTCAGGAG TTCTCGAAACTGCAAGAGAGAGTGGAGACGGCAGAATCCCGGGTGTCTGTTCTGGAGACTATGATTGATGACCTTCAGTGGGATATTGACAAGATACGCAAGAGGGAGCAGAGGCTCAACCGGCACTTAGCAGATGTTCTGGAACGA gTGAATTCCAAAGGCTACAAGGTGtatggagctgggagcagcctCTATGGGGGCACAATCACCATTAATGCCCGCAAG TTTGAGGAGATGAatgcagagctggaagagaatAAAGAGCTTGCTGGGAATCGCCTCAGTGAGTTGGAGGAACTACGCCAGGATCTTGAGGAAGTAACAACACAGAATGAAAAACTCAAG GTTGAGCTGCGACGAGCAGTAGAAGAAGCTGTGAAGGAGACCCCAGAATATCGCTGCATGCAGtcccagttttctgttttgtataaTGAGAGTCTCCAGCTGAAGGCACATCTCGATGAGGCCCGCACCCTGCTTCATGGCACGCGCACCACACACCAGCGCCAGGTGGAACTAATCGAG AGGGACGAGGTCAGCCTTCACAAGAAACTACGCACAGAGGTGATTCAGCTAGAGGACACCCTGGCACAAGTCCGCAAAGAATATGAGATGTTGAGGATAGAGTTTGAACAGACACTTGCTGCCAATGAACAAGCAG GCCCAATTAATCGGGAGATGCGTCATCTCATCAGCAGCCTCCAAAATCACAACCACCAGCTGAAGGGAGAGGTGTTAAGATACAAGCGCAAACTGAGAGAGGCCCAGTCTGACTTGAGCAAG ATCCGCTCTCGCAGTGGTAGTGCTCTCTTACAGTCCCAGTCCAGCACTGAAGACACAAAGGAGGAACCTCCAGAGGTCAAGCAGGAACCTGATGATCCTTCTGCCCAAGTGTCTGTCCCCAAGGCTGCTTCTGAAGATGTTAATGAAATGAAGGCCAGGCGAGATGAAGAGGAACGGGAGCGAGAGAGacgggagagggagagggaacgagagaaggaaaaagagaaagagagagagcgagagaaagagaaagaaaaggaaaaggaacgAGAGcgggaaaagcagaagcagaaggaatctgagaaggagagagagtccaaagagaaggagaaagggaagcatGAAGATGGAAGAAAGAAGGAGGCTGAAGTGATCAAGCAACTGAAGGCTGAGCTCAA GAAGGCCCAAGAGAGCCAGAAGGAGATGAAGCTGTTGCTAGATATGTACCGTTCTGCCCCCAAAGAGCAGAGAGACAAAGTGCAGCTGATGGCAGCTGAGAAGAAGGCAAAAGCTGAG CTGGAAGAACTGAGGCAGAGGGTGAAAGAATtggaagacaaggagaaaaaggagagtaaaAAGATGGCTGATGAGGATGCCCTCCGCAAGATCCGAGCAGTGGAGGAACAAATTGAGTATTTACAGAAGAAATTAGCCATGGCTAAGCAG gaggaggaggcccTGCTGTCGGAAATGGATGTCACAGGGCAAGCCTTTGAAGACATGCAGGAGCAGAACATCCGCCTGATGCAGCAGCTGCGGGAGAAGGATGATGCCAACTTCAAGCTGATGTCAGAACGCATCAAGTCCAACCAGATCCACAagctgctgaaagaggagaaggaggagctggCAGACCAAGTTTTGACACTGAAGACACAG GTGGATGCCCAGCTGCAGGTTGTACGtaagctggaggagaaggaacacTTACTGCAAAGCAGTATTGGAACAGGCGAGAAAGAACTAGGTCTCCGAACACAGGCCCTGGAGATGAACAAACGCAAG gcCATGGATGCAGCCCAGCTTGCAGATGATCTGAAAGCCCAGCTAGAGCTGGCTCAGAAGAAGTTACATGACTTCCAGGATGAGATCGTGGAAAACAGAGTAACTAGAGAGAAAGAGATGTTCAACTTCAAAAGGGCTGAG GAAGATATTTCTAGGTTACGCAGGAAGCTGGAGACCACTAAGAAGCCTGACATGGTTCCCAACTGTGACGAGATATTGATGGAAGAAATCAAGGATTACAAG GCCCGCCTGACCTGCCCATGCTGTAACATGCGCAAAAAGGATGCTGTGCTCACAAAGTGTTTTCATGTCTTCTGTTTTGAGTGCGTGAAAACACGCTATGACACCCGGCAGCGTAAGTGCCCCAAGTGCAATGCTGCCTTTGGTGCCAACGACTTCCATAGGATCTACATCGGTTGA